The DNA window TGGATCGGTCTAAACAGACCATACATCGCGGAAGCCCGCATTCTGCACTGCACCAAAAATCCGCCCGACAAGGGCCCTTCCGCCCAGCCGGATGGCGGGTCAATCAGCCGATGCTGCGCAGCAGCATGCGGGCCACGCTGTCTCATGGTACTAATTTTGTCGCCGACCTAGACCGATCCAAATTCGGGATCGTGTGGCCCGGGAGGGTGATTTACACAGGGCCATGGCGGGCGACTTCTACCGGAAGCATCAGGCCGCGAATTTAGATCGTTCCAAACGCAGAATTCTTTCGCTTGTTCAATCAGAGAGGGGTTGAATCAGATGTCACGCACACATAACCGCAGTACGTTGTCCGCCGCCATCACCATCGCACTGACGGCTGCTGTCGCGTTGCCGGTGTCCGTCTTCGCGCAAGAGGCCACGCCGCAGGCCGAAACTTCCACCCAGGCCACGGACCTCGACGCCGTCAGCGTCGTCGGCTACCGCTACGCCATCGAAAAGAGCCTGGATCAGAAGCGCAACGCGAACGCCATCGTCGAAGTCGTCAACGCCGAAGACATCGGCAAGTTCCCCGACAAGAACGTCGCCGACGCGCTGCAGCGCGTTCCGGGCGTGATCGTCACCCGCAGCGGTGGCGAAGGCAAAAACGTCAGCGTCCGCGGCCTGTCGCCGGAACTGACCCTGACCCAGCTCAATGGCAACTACGTCGCCTCCGCCGAATCCAACGGCGACCCGACGCGCTCGTTCAACTACATGCTGCTGCCGTCCAACATGCTGTCCAGCGCCGAGTTGTTCAAGACGCCGGAAGCGCGCCTGGACGAAGGCGGCGTGGGCGGTACCGTGATCCTGCACACCCGTCGTCCGCTGGACATGGAATCCAATACCGGCTTCGTCTCGCTGGAAGGCACGTGGGCCGATACCACCAAGAAGACCGACGGTCAGGTCGCTGCCTCGTACTCCTGGCACGACAAGGAAGATCGCTTCGGCTTTTTCGTTGGTTACACGCAACAGAACCGTACCACCCGCACCTTGGGCACGAGCACCGAGAGCTGGCAGTGGTATGGCCGCGATGAAGGCGGCACGGCTGTCGACGTCAACGGCAATCCCTCCAACTTCGACTCCAACTGGTGGGGCGGTACCGGCTTCTGGGATCAGAACGGCAACTACTACACCGGCTTCATGATGCCGACCTCGGTCAACGCCAACGTCAAGGAAGAAGAGCGCGAGCGCAAGGGCGGCCAGGTGACGTTCCAGTTCAAGCCGAACGACGACCTGACCCTGACGGCGAACTACTTCCGCTTCGACCTGTCGCAGAATTCCGAGACCAACTCGCTGAAGATTCCGGAATGGAGCATTGCCCGTTACTTCGGCGACGGCAATTGGCGCGGCGGTCGCATGCTCGACGGCCTGCACTTCGATCGCAGCGGCACGATTGTCACCGGCGCCGACTTCAGCGTGCATCCCGGCAAGACCTACTACTGCAGCGAGGATGAAGCCGCCGCCGCAGGGCTGGCACCGGGTGGCTGGGGTTCGGATGACTGCGCCATGCCGACGCCGCAGATGACCGGCAGCTACAACATCGAAGACGCGCTCTCGCAGACCGTCGATTTCGAACTGGAGTGGCGCGGCGAAGGCGTGGACGTCAGCGCCAAGATTGGCCGCACCTGGGCGGAGGGTGGTCCTTCGCTGCAGTTCGCCGTGCCGGTCAAGCCGCGTCGCCAGAACGCCGACGGCAGCTGGAGCCTGGGCAACACCTACAGTGCGTGGGACCTGAGCGGCACGCCGACGATGACGTTTGCTCCGGACCTGATGCAGAACCTGATGAATGGCGTCCTGCAGGTCGATCTTGGCTCGACCGGCTCGTCCTGGACCAAGAACTCGGATGAGCAGAAGTACGCGCAGATCGACACCACCTGGCATTTCGATGGCGATGTCCTCGACTCGATCCAGTTCGGCATCAAGGGCCGCGATGGTGGCGTCAGCCGCAGCACCGGCAACAGCTACTGGGTCTGCCCGGGCACCGATCCCTCGGACTACGAGAATCGCTACTGGAACGGCCGCTGCAGCACGCTGGCCACCCAGTTCTCGCCCGGCCTGCTGAAGTCCATGGGCAATCTCACCGGCGGGTTCAACACCAGCGCGTTCCCGGCCATCAATTTCCCGGCGTACATCGGCTACCTCAACGAGACGTACGGTCCGATGCAGACGCGCAACGAAGACAACTTCATCTACAACGTCGACGAGAAGATCTACTCTGCGTACCTGCAGGCCAACTTCCGCACCGACCGCCTGCGCGGCAACATCGGTGTCCGTTTCGCCAGCACCAAGCAGCATGCCGACTCGACTGACAAGGTCACCTCCTACAACGATTACTTCTTCGACGACGCAAACGGCAATCCCCTCGCCTGTCAGGAAGGTGCACCGATGCCGACCGGCGCGCCCGCTGACACCTACTGTGGCACCGAGGGTTTCTGGCGCTTGTCCGACAGTCAGCAGCGCGCCGAGACCTTCGCGGTCAGTGCGCTGGATCGCAACTACACTGACGTGTTGCCCAGCTTCAACCTAGCCTACGACCTGACCGACACCCTGGTGCTGCGCGCGGCAGCCTCCAAGGTGGTGGCCCGTCCCAGCTACAACAACATCGCAGCACCGGGCAGCCTGGAGTACTACAGCGAAGAGTACGTCAACGATCGCCGCTTGACCGGTGGTGCCGGCGAACTGGGTTGGTACGGCTCCGGCAGCAACAAGGATCTCGAGGCGTATGAGGCCAAGCAGTACGACGTGGGCGTGGAATGGTACTTCCACCCCGGTTCGGTGTTGGGTGCAGGCCTGTTCCGCAAGGATGTCAGCAACTTCACCGTTCCCGTGGTGGCGGATGTGGACATGCTCGTCAACGGGCAGACCGTGACCGTGCAGAACTATTCGACTCAGGCGGGTGGCCGCGACGCCGTGTCGCAGGGTGTCGAACTGTATGCGCAGCACACCCTGGATTTCGGCCTGGGCTTCCAGTTCAACTACACCTACAACGACACCAACGAAGCGGCCATCGTGCTGGCCGATGGCACCCAGTTGGGTGAATCTCCGCTGGTGGGCAGTGCCAAGAACCAGACCAACTTCACCGTGTTCTACGAGAACGAAAAGCTGCTGCTGCGCGCCTCGTACAACCGTCGTGGCGAAGTGGTGCAGGGTTTGGTCGATGGCTTGAACGTGTACGACGAGCCGTACCAGCAGATCGATCTGAACGCCGCCTACAACATCACGCCGGCCCTCAGCCTGACCGCTTCGGTGCTGAACGTGACCGAAGAAGAAACCCGCTCGTACCTGGGCAACGACACCAAGGCACGCTTCTACAGCAACGGCTACGCCGGCCGCATTGCCTACTTCGGCCTGAGCTACAAGTTCTAATCTGTCTCTCCCCCTCCCCGCGCCGCAAGGCCGGGGAGTGTTCACCGGCAGTTGCCCTCCCCGGGCAGCTGCCGTCTTCTTATGTGGACAGCCATGGATACACACGACCGTATCAAGCAGATTGTCGTCGTCGGCGGAGGCAGCGCAGGGTGGATGGCGGCCGCTGCGCTGGCGACTTACCTGGGCACGCAGGCAAAGGTTCGACTTGTCGAATCCGAGGAAATCGGCATCGTCGGCGTGGGCGAGTCCACCGTGCCATACATGAAGACCTTCAATACCCAGGTCCTGGGTATCCGCGAGGCCGACTTCGTCGCCAAGACCCAAGGCACGTTCAAGTTGGGCATCCAGTTCAACGACTGGGGACGCATCGGAGACAGCTACGTCCACGGCTTCGGCAAGATTGGCCATTCCATGGGACCGCTGCCATTCCACCAGTACTGGCTCAAACAGTTCCTCGCTGGCCGCGCGCCCGACATCGGCGCATTTTCATTGCCGACCGCCGCAGCGCCACTCAACAAGTTCATGGTCAGCCCCGCCGATGCGCCTGCGGGCTCGCCTCTGGCTGACATTGCCTACGGCTACCAGTTTGATGCCGGGCTTTACGCACGTTACCTGCGCGAGTTGGCGGAGAGCCGGGGCGCACAGCGCATCGAAGGCAAGATCGTCGAGGTACTCCGCCGCGGTAACGACGGATTCATCGAGGCGGTCGTGCTCGAAAACGGCCAGCGCATCGAAGGCGAGCTTTTCATCGACTGCTCCGGATTCCGCGGTCTTCTCATCGAAGAGACGCTCAAGACCGGCTATGAAGACTGGTCAGAGTGGCTGCCCTGCGATCGCGCCATGGCCGTACCCAGTGAATCGGCCGGCCCACTCACGCCCTACACCCGTGTCACCGCGCAAAGCGCCGGCTGGCAGTGGCGCATTCCGCTGCAGCACCGCGTGGGCAACGGCTACGTATATTCCAGCCGGCACATCAGCGATGACGAGGCAGCGGCGACCCTGCTTGCCGGACTCAATGGCAAACCGCTGGCCGATCCGCGACCGCTGCGGTTCATCCCGGGCCGGCGCAGGAAATTCTGGAATGGCAATGTGGTCGCGGTCGGCCTGGCAGGCGGCTTCATGGAGCCGCTGGAGTCGACCAGCATCTATCTGGCGCAGTCGGGCATCCAGCGCCTGCTCAGCCTGTTCCCGGATCGCGGTTTTGATCCGGCGTTGGCCGAGCGTTTCAATCGAGAGTCGGCGTTCGAGCAGGAGCGGGTCCGCGACTTCCTGGTGCTGCATTACAACGCCACGGAACGTGACGACAGCGCCTTCTGGAACCATTGCCGCACGATGGCGATACCCGAAGAACTGCGCGAGACCATCGAACTGTTCCGCCGCGACGGCCGCTACTTCCGCAATGGCGAGGACTTCTTCGCGCTACCCAGCTGGGTCCAGGTGATGCTGGGCCAGCGCATCATCCCGCAGGGCTACCACCCGAT is part of the Pseudoxanthomonas indica genome and encodes:
- a CDS encoding tryptophan halogenase family protein; its protein translation is MDTHDRIKQIVVVGGGSAGWMAAAALATYLGTQAKVRLVESEEIGIVGVGESTVPYMKTFNTQVLGIREADFVAKTQGTFKLGIQFNDWGRIGDSYVHGFGKIGHSMGPLPFHQYWLKQFLAGRAPDIGAFSLPTAAAPLNKFMVSPADAPAGSPLADIAYGYQFDAGLYARYLRELAESRGAQRIEGKIVEVLRRGNDGFIEAVVLENGQRIEGELFIDCSGFRGLLIEETLKTGYEDWSEWLPCDRAMAVPSESAGPLTPYTRVTAQSAGWQWRIPLQHRVGNGYVYSSRHISDDEAAATLLAGLNGKPLADPRPLRFIPGRRRKFWNGNVVAVGLAGGFMEPLESTSIYLAQSGIQRLLSLFPDRGFDPALAERFNRESAFEQERVRDFLVLHYNATERDDSAFWNHCRTMAIPEELRETIELFRRDGRYFRNGEDFFALPSWVQVMLGQRIIPQGYHPIVDELPEDKLVQLVDRVRHVVANCVESMPAHQQFLDTYCRAPTP
- a CDS encoding TonB-dependent receptor, with amino-acid sequence MSRTHNRSTLSAAITIALTAAVALPVSVFAQEATPQAETSTQATDLDAVSVVGYRYAIEKSLDQKRNANAIVEVVNAEDIGKFPDKNVADALQRVPGVIVTRSGGEGKNVSVRGLSPELTLTQLNGNYVASAESNGDPTRSFNYMLLPSNMLSSAELFKTPEARLDEGGVGGTVILHTRRPLDMESNTGFVSLEGTWADTTKKTDGQVAASYSWHDKEDRFGFFVGYTQQNRTTRTLGTSTESWQWYGRDEGGTAVDVNGNPSNFDSNWWGGTGFWDQNGNYYTGFMMPTSVNANVKEEERERKGGQVTFQFKPNDDLTLTANYFRFDLSQNSETNSLKIPEWSIARYFGDGNWRGGRMLDGLHFDRSGTIVTGADFSVHPGKTYYCSEDEAAAAGLAPGGWGSDDCAMPTPQMTGSYNIEDALSQTVDFELEWRGEGVDVSAKIGRTWAEGGPSLQFAVPVKPRRQNADGSWSLGNTYSAWDLSGTPTMTFAPDLMQNLMNGVLQVDLGSTGSSWTKNSDEQKYAQIDTTWHFDGDVLDSIQFGIKGRDGGVSRSTGNSYWVCPGTDPSDYENRYWNGRCSTLATQFSPGLLKSMGNLTGGFNTSAFPAINFPAYIGYLNETYGPMQTRNEDNFIYNVDEKIYSAYLQANFRTDRLRGNIGVRFASTKQHADSTDKVTSYNDYFFDDANGNPLACQEGAPMPTGAPADTYCGTEGFWRLSDSQQRAETFAVSALDRNYTDVLPSFNLAYDLTDTLVLRAAASKVVARPSYNNIAAPGSLEYYSEEYVNDRRLTGGAGELGWYGSGSNKDLEAYEAKQYDVGVEWYFHPGSVLGAGLFRKDVSNFTVPVVADVDMLVNGQTVTVQNYSTQAGGRDAVSQGVELYAQHTLDFGLGFQFNYTYNDTNEAAIVLADGTQLGESPLVGSAKNQTNFTVFYENEKLLLRASYNRRGEVVQGLVDGLNVYDEPYQQIDLNAAYNITPALSLTASVLNVTEEETRSYLGNDTKARFYSNGYAGRIAYFGLSYKF